The following coding sequences lie in one Daphnia pulex isolate KAP4 chromosome 1, ASM2113471v1 genomic window:
- the LOC124192315 gene encoding probable G-protein coupled receptor 158, whose amino-acid sequence MESTTFNYSSQMEPISAVPFPSSPDHLTQLDNSLAKMCNNSDGCSSVVTSSNGHQPIDQQQQQQLYDHLLRTIAISVQAACMLVALLLAFLVFRYRKYKAIAGSAWILLELMLVGALLLYSIVVVRYFESSADLCLLEPWLRELGFTCCYGTIILKIYRLLVEFRTRKAHRWVVREKDLLKYWAVMITCVSVYLASGTISTLEHSEHSEHSIWKMWDYPGAPAVSGPPVIPTDPSSIMIDMAAYPSGSLLPGITSSSSRSTHPQLFPKSIKGIGESNSGRVGVRVRNDGPRSTNASFLLQKARVLRRGTALGGFIDPSQSIGAMSSNDDALLHPSVHSDRSHDNNNTNTVEATTLPEAVINDSTYANQSANNQTTNKSAADGPPCDLNVASDHGSNSLLYARFQVNSGSYFTVCRQLWWHYVNMAGEFLFLLCGLYISSSARNAASHHGEKLCLFLAILVEFCASVAYTVLSRIAWITDYPDHLFLLEFARSQLATTLVLIIIFGPKIFFICRQSSNKDLQRMQHQTSQIECGVGVAGDILDRGQSVPVGDFKNNPAGDGAGTDAPAMISANGEVDLGNVDLSQMDPEVIREELKRVYTQLHVLKMKTLRKDNPHISKRRGGRKPPHRRFSLQRSRVQREKSKNSGRAVRKPENVEETGVEESVCSIDGPSGVHHQPPPQLAQSTQQQQSNPADSTDLLASEINPLPMVSASTKAVSKF is encoded by the exons ATGGAGTCCACGACCTTCAATTATTCGAGCCAAATGGAACCAATTTCAGCAGTGCCATTTCCATCGTCACCAGACCATCTCACCCAGCTTGACAACAGCCTCGcaaa GATGTGCAACAATAGCGACGGCTGTTCATCAGTGGTGACCTCGTCCAACGGCCATCAGCCGATagaccaacagcaacaacaacaactttacGACCATCTGTTACGAACGATTGCCATCTCGGTCCAGGCTGCCTGCATGCTGGTCGCTCTCCTCCTGGCCTTCCTGGTTTTCCGCTACCGCAAATACAAG GCTATCGCCGGATCGGCTTGGATCCTCCTGGAATTGATGCTGGTCGGCGCCCTACTTCTCTACTCCATT gtGGTGGTGCGCTACTTTGAATCTTCGGCTGATCTCTGCCTGTTGGAGCCCTGGCTACGTGAGCTCGGATTCACCTGTTGCTACGGCACCATTATCTTGAAAATCTACCG ACTTTTGGTTGAATTCCGGACGCGTAAAGCTCATCGCTGGGTGGTGCGTGAAAAGGATCTGCTCAAGTACTGGGCAGTGATGATCACATGCGTCAGTGTGTACTTGGCTTCCGGCACCATCTCGACGCTGGAGCACAGCGAGCACAGCGAACACTCGATCTGGAAAATGTGGGATTATCCCGGAGCACCTGCTGTTTCTGGCCCTCCCGTTATCCCCACAGATCCGTCATCGATCATGATCGATATGGCTGCCTACCCATCCGGATCTTTGCTGCCGGGAATCACATCTTCATCTTCGCGATCAACTCATCCGCAGCTCTTCCCCAAGAGCATCAAAGGAATCGGAGAGAGTAACAGCGGGAGGGTTGGCGTCAGAGTCCGCAATGACGGGCCACGAAGTACCAACGCTTCGTTCCTCTTGCAAAAGGCTCGTGTCCTACGACGTGGCACTGCACTTGGCGGATTCATCGATCCGTCGCAGTCTATCGGCGCCATGTCGTCCAACGACGACGCTCTTCTTCATCCTTCGGTCCACTCTGATAGGTCtcatgacaacaacaacaccaacactGTCGAAGCGACAACACTACCCGAAGCCGTCATTAACGATTCCACCTATGCCAATCAGTCTGCTAACAATCAAACGACAAACAAGTCTGCTGCTGATGGCCCTCCTTGCGATTTGAACGTCGCATCTGATCACGGCAGTAACAGTTTGCTCTACGCCCGTTTCCAAGTCAACTCGGGCTCTTACTTTACCGTCTGTCGACAGCTCTGGTGGCATTACGTCAACATggcag GCGAATTCCTGTTCCTCCTGTGCGGCTTGTACATAAGTTCCAGCGCGAGGAATGCGGCCAGTCACCATGGCGAGAAACTCTG TCTTTTCCTGGCCATCCTGGTCGAATTCTGCGCCTCGGTCGCCTACACTGTACTCAGTCGCATCGCCTGGATCACCGATTACCCGGATCATCTTTTCCTGTTGGAATTTGCCCGCAGTCAGTTAGCTACGACATTAgttctcatcatcatcttcggCCCAAAA ATCTTCTTCATCTGCCGTCAATCATCCAACAAAGATCTTCAGCGGATGCAGCATCAGACTAGTCAGATCGAGTGCGGCGTTGGTGTCGCCGGTGACATTCTCGATCGCGGCCAATCTGTTCCGGTTGGAGACTTTAAAAACAATCCGGCTGGGGACGGCGCTGGAACCGACGCTCCGGCCATGATCTCGGCTAACGGCGAGGTCGATCTCGGCAACGTAGACCTTTCCCAAATGGATCCTGAAGTCATTCGG GAAGAGCTCAAAAGGGTCTACACTCAGTTGCACGTCCTCAAGATGAAGACACTACGAAAAGATAATCCGCACATCAGCAAACGACGAGGTGGTCGGAAACCTCCTCATCGACGATTCTCTCTTCAG AGAAGTCGAGTTCAACGAGAAAAG AGCAAAAATAGCGGCAGAGCCGTGAGGAAGCCGGAAAACGTCGAAGAGACCGGTGTTGAAGAATCCGTTTGCAGCATCGACGGACCCAGTGGCGTCCACCACCAACCGCCTCCACAACTGGCGCAATcgacacagcaacaacaatcgaaTCCAGCCGATTCTACCGACTTATTGGCATCCGAAATCAATCCCCTTCCCATGGTGTCCGCCAGCACCAAAGctgtttccaaattttga